In Citrus sinensis cultivar Valencia sweet orange chromosome 3, DVS_A1.0, whole genome shotgun sequence, the sequence CATTGTTGTATGATGCAATTTGGAATCTTGTTTTGTTGCTGGAAAGGTGTCGAAATTTTCTaactataaattattaataactcTCACATGGAACAATTTCGTGAATTATATACATTTGATagggttttatttatttttattttttaaatataggaTTATAtgattggaaataaaatttaaatgtagATTTGGTTTCTCTAAGTTTGTTATTGATTATGTTTAGGTGAAAACAACAAACCCAAAGAAGTACTGTGTGCGTCCAAACACTGGGATTGTTTTGCCTCGATCTACATGTGATATTATAGGTACATtgctaatttttcttttttctagtgtttttaattttttgattttggtATTAGTTGATAATTTGCGAATGCCTGCTCTTGATTTAGTTACCATGCAAGCGCAAAAAGAGGCACCTCCTGACATGCAATGTAAGGATAAGTTTCTTCTTCAGAGTGTAAAAACGAATGATGGAACAACCGCCAAGGATATTAATGCTGAAATGGTATTCTTTTTAAGTGATATTGTTGATTATATGAGTTTTTATGATCTGtaatttgaagtttttaatttgtggaAGCGCTTTTGTGTAGTTTAATAAGGAGGCAGGGCATGTGGTTGAGGAGTGCAAATTGAGAGTGATTTATGTTTCTCCACCGCAACCTCCATCTCCTGTTCCTGAAGGATCGGAAGAAGGGTCTTCACCCAGGGGTTCTGTGTCAGACAATGGGCATGTGAATAGTGCTGAGTTTGCTGCTGTCAGTGCTTGACCCATACTTTGTTttacattttgtttgttatcaaaGAAGCAAATTGATTGCATGCTTTTTCTCTGTGAAAACAGGCTGCCAGAGCGTTTACTGAGCGGATTGAACATCAAGACAAAAGCACAGAGGTAAAgtttaaaattcatttgtgTCCTTGCGTAGCTTAGtttatttttgcttattttcaataatagaTATCTACCTTCATTTGTTTTACATTGAATGCAAAAGCCATATACTGTATTGTTAGAGGGATTTATAACTAGTTAAAGGGCTTTAACTGTTAGACTAAGAAGCAGACACCTGCAATAAGAGATGAGATCATCTAGTTCATAAGTGTGTGTTTTGGATACGTCTGAAATAAGTCTTCATTCATTGAATCTATGGTTCTGCTTCTGTTGTCAGATGTGTTGAAAAATTCTACCACCTCATTTCATAATCCCTGTAGCCCGTAGCCCAGGATTGATGTATCATAGTTAACTGCAATTTCCTTAGGTGTCCATTAGGGCATTTTGACAGAAACACAATGCTAGTTGCTTTTCCTGCTGCTAGACTAATTTAGGGTTCGTCATGCATTCCTTTCCATACGCTTGTTTCCACGTGTTTAATGAtaatgaaattgtttatgCTTCAACACCAACGAAATGACACTCTATAGAGGTTCTCTTCTACATGGTTGGTTTGTTTAGTGTTGATTCTTGTCGTGTTTGCAAGACTTGCAGCAGGCAGCAGCTCTATGCCTTGACTTTTGAATTgagaaatttttgtttttgtcctCTAAATTGCAGCTAGATTTTGTAGCATCCAGTggtgttaattttttgtactaTTTCTTATTAGAGTTTACAGCTGTCGTATTTGCTCTTGAGAGTATCTGATTATTGCAGGCCAGAGCTCTTATTTCAAAGCTGAcagatgagaaaaataatgcagttcaacaaaataataagcTTCGTCAGGATCTGGTTAGTGATTACATTTAACTTCATCTTTATGGTTTATTACTTGACTGTCCTTTgacttttgctttttctttttcaatttctttacttCACTCGCCGGAAGTGGACAGGGTTGGTTTAATTTTTGAGCCTCCAATATACTGTATGCCtagtatttataattttttttctttttgaagatatATGCTATAAAGTATGTCCATCTTCTACAAGATCATTAACTTTTTGTAATGTGGGTATGGGGTTTATGGATTTATTGGAAGTCAACCCAATGATGATCTTGAATGCTACCCACTTTTAGGTCTTGAAAGACAAATTCTGATGCTTCATTTGTCCTGGTGTTTTCAGCTTGATTAGATTTGGGGATACTTTTGTATGTGAACCATAGTAAACATTGTAAAGAATCTTGCTTTCACAAATCTGAGTATGCTTTTGAtaagtttcttcttcttccttttgtgCTTTATGCTCTAAAGCTTTGAACTATGATAATCACTTGCATGATAAAATTGCAACTTGTAGGAACTCCTGAGGCGTGAAGGCAACAAAAATCGTGGTGGCGTATCATTCATATTTGTCATTTTGGTTGGCTTGGTCGGCATTGTTTTGGGGTACGTGATGAAGAAATCATAAGTATCTGTCCACTACAGggttttgttgaaattttcatCTCTATGCCCTTTTGTCCTCGATCAAAGAAGACGAGGAAAGGGGAAGAAGACAAACTGATGAGCAGATAACGGTGTCTTCTTTAGTTAGCTTTTATCGAATTAGTGAACTTTGTTTAGGTGTGGTTATGGGTCTTTAGCTTGCTGAAATTAAGTGTATCTGATGCGGTGATTCATGCTTCTGTTAACATGCATTcttttgtaacttaaaaagaggatattatattttcatttgtgttCAGCCTGAGAGACTCCACTTATGGAAATACCAGTGACTCTTAATAAAATCTACGGCTTAGTTTTGCTGCAAATTCCTTCGATGGTACTTCGTTTTCCTGATAGCGCAGCCTCGAAAGAAACAAATTTCGGAAATCCATTTTAATTCTCATCTTCTGCAATGCTAAATATTCAATCACACGATCTTATATGACCTTGTAAATGTTCTTCATTGTTAAAAGCGAGGCAGTGAGAAAAAATATCTTTGtaataagaagaagatttACGTGATTATTCTAGAACCTTATTCTCTGCCCTGGAACTTTCTGCACCGCTTTGTTCTGTCTTCCTTTCCCCTTCTCGGCTTCTCCACGTATTACCCCCACATCCATCCCCTCTACCCCTTCCATTGCATACACATATTTATACACACCCCCACGCACACTTCTTAAACCCTCAAGACcgaataataaaaacaaaagccgaaataagaaagaatggcattatcatcatcaatggCGCTGAGGAGGGCCGGCGCCTATAGACTCCTCTTCAGTAATCTAATTCGCCCGGCCTCTGTCTCTCGCTCCTTCAACACGAACGCTCGGGTCGTTGATGTTGAGCGTCGCTCTGATCGTTCAGTCTCTCGCCGTCGTGATCCTTCTCCCAGTTTCTTCCCCGttaagttattaattaaatgctCCCGAAATATCCCAGTTTCTTTCCTGGGGATAcaaatgtttgattttttttttcttaatgcaTGTTTGGTTCTGCATTAATTGCAGATGCGTTGGATCCCTTTTCGCCGCCAAGGAGTCTGAACCAAGTGCTGAACTTAATGGACCAATTCTTGGACAACCCATTTGTGTCTCCCGTCTCTCGGAGAGGCTGGCTTGCCAAGGAAGATGACAACAATCTAATTCTGAAAATGGACATGCCCGGACTCAGCAAAGAGGACGTCAGGGTTTCAGTTCAACAGAACACTCAGATCATCAAAGGCGAAGGACCTCAGAACGAATCAGAATCAGGTGGTGGCGATGATGATCAGGAGAATGGGAGAAGGTACTCTACCAGAATTGATCTGCCTTCCAATTTGTATAAGTTCGATGATATCAAAGCTGGGATGAAAAATGGTGTCTTGAAAATTGTGGTGCCTAAAGTTAAAGAAGACGAGGCCAAGAATGTGTTCAAGGTCAATGTTGAGTGAGCGAGCGAGCGAGCCCGAGTCTTGAGTCGGAGATCTCTTGATGAGTTAACTAGGGTCCTGCTactgtaataataataataatctaggTGCTGTagttttaatttagatttcaaaGCACGGGTTAGTCATAAGTTATGTGTGTCCTCTGTTACTGTATtctagaaaaacaaaatcagaCCCAAGTTTACCAAACACTGAGCACTTTGCCgcgattctttttttttgttgatatattattttcaattttttttaaaaatagtatttgtaaatactgcttttttttttgtaagtaCTCTTTTAACGAGAAAAGAATGAGGTTCACGGAGACAGTTGGGTTTTGTGTGTTGCCCCTGCAATGATAATAAACATGGAACAGTAGCTTTAATCACGCAGATTTTTGCTTGAACCTCAAAAATGCTGCTGAAGCAAATAGCCCGGAAACACTAATGAAGAACTGATAACACCCGGAAATCTTTACACGGCTTCTGGTCGGATCATCTTTTACATTCTTATTGAGTCCAAAATCAGCTTTCACTGTTACTCGTTTGTTGGGTACATCCACTATGTACTCTTCTAATCCtgaaataaagttaaaaattagcaCGAGCACTATTGAAAAGCTGAGAGAACACATAACGATGAATTCTATCCAGAGGGATTGAAATCCTCACCAGTCAGCTTTGAAATAATCTGGCTGACTCTTCCTCTGCATCGAGTACAGCCCATGTTTGCAGTCACCACTATTACCTGAAACTGAACACATGTAGAAGGAAGACAGATTTAGAGTATAAAGAACAAGCTCTCAACTCGCTGTATCCAATGCTTTAATTTGCTAGGAATCGATGCATATGAACATGAGTCAACTTGATCAGAAGAGGCGATTGATATTGTCAACTTACGGAAGGAAGCGTTAGATCCTCAAAATATAAGAGAGACTGCTTGGATACCGCCACCATCTTCAGAATTGCATACAAGAACTGAGGAGCTGTATCTTCCGATGGCGCTGATGATCAGCTTTAGTTGTACCTACATTAAATGAGGAGCATGTACTTCTCCTCACGCATACTCAATCCAAACTTTTGCGTAATCAGCTCTACCCATACATGAATTCAATCTTGAAGATCTTTGACTCTTAATAAATtcacattttaatttgtttgccACTCTCTTCTCTTCAAGTAGTTTCAACTgctcaatatttaaaatttcatttctttttttttttttttgggaaaacattattaaacaaaaagcaTCATCTTCAAGGGCAATTGTTAGGCAAGAAAATAGCACGTTATGGCCACCGAAACCCACTGGCCTCGCATGCTGCCCGTAGCTGCATGTAATTGTGGGGTTCATGTTCTCAACAACGTTTATCAAATGACTGACCTCATTGagtttttactaaattattttaaattaaacaaggTAAGTTAAGAATTGAAGCGGCTAGCTATTCAACAGAGTTATATTTGTTGATCTTTATTCAGCAGGCGTCTAGGTGTGGACAAATTTTTACTCCAATTCTTCAGAAAGGTACGTTGAAAATGAAGAGTTTGTCGTTAGTTTTGTTTTCCTACGCAATGAGCTAAAGAGCTTGGATCTGCAAGCTagatataaaactaatttaatacataaatttcattCAAGGAACAATGCAATCAGTTGACCTCCTGAATATCTGTTGTGTTATTGGATCAGGGTCACAATCAGAAGCCCCAGCGACTCGTCATCACCCGTGCAACCAAGgttaaataatattcaaagTGTGCTAATAGTTTGATACTACAgttctaatttcttttcttttctttttttttaaaaaagacatcGCCACACTCAATCTCTCGTCAGAGGGTTAAACtcgaattttataatatcaccACGGAACGCACGGTTCATTAATTCAGACGGTGGAGATTCCGGAATATATAAAGATATTTTGAATCTTTCTAATGCATTATCTTTACAATTTTGTATATGAAATTGCTTCGACTTTTCCCTAATCTCCTCCCATCGCAATCACACGTCTCACTCTTGAATTCTCTCTATCATTAAGGAAATGCAAGTAGCAATAGAGAAAAGCATACAAACATTCTCAATACTGGCGGcaccaatttattttctctcataaTTCAATGTTTACAACCACCTAGCTCACCTCTAATGCAAATTGATGGTGGCTTGCAAGGCCTGTCACAATTGACCGTAATCTTCGAAAACATTAACTGTAAATTTAAATGCtggaaaagagagagagagagagagagggagaggaGACCCAGCAAcacaaaaacttgtaaattgataagaaattatcatatatTCTAAACAAAATTCCGTGTAGCTTATCTGATATCTGCTGCACTGAAAGCATCAAAATCAGGATAGGCAGGTAAAATTCAACATGTGCATGACGGCAGATTCGGAGTGATATTGCAGTCCATACCATACAGCAATAAAACTGCAGCATATAACAGAGAAAATTCTTGAGCGCAATTTTTACCTCGTTGTCTTGTACACGTCTTGATGCTCACCCAGGTAAAAGTAAAATACACCACATGGATGTTGCGATCAAACTCACTGGAAGTGATCCTGTAGTGTGACTGTAAGATTTGATCATTTCTATAGCTATTCTTCCTCTTGCAATATTGAATATTAGTAGGTGCTCTAATGGGTGTTTAGATGGCAGTAAATTTGTCATCACAACTCCATCAGAAAATAAACTCACTGATCTGAACTTGCTTATCCTTTCTGTTAGTCCTACTGATGACATAAGCTGTGTCTTCTACGTCAGCATTTAAACAATTCATCCTGTGCCTGTAACAatgaaaattcataattaaagtCAATGGCTCTACAGAACGTAGTAGGAAAATATGACAGGCAGTGATGTTACTGGACATACCACTCAAAGTGATCTTCACAGCATATTGAATTCCAAATGATTGAAAGTCCAGCTCCTTTCCTACAGTAAGCAAAGAAAGGTGAATATGAGAAAGTAAGAGAATGAAACAAAAGATAACACGGTCCTATACAGGTTTAAGCTACAATCAATTCCCAGAAGGAAACTTATGAAGCTTAGTT encodes:
- the LOC102611975 gene encoding vesicle-associated protein 1-2 isoform X2 — protein: MSTGELLSIEPLELKFPFELKKQISCSLQLSNKTDNYVAFKVKTTNPKKYCVRPNTGIVLPRSTCDIIVTMQAQKEAPPDMQCKDKFLLQSVKTNDGTTAKDINAEMFNKEAGHVVEECKLRVIYVSPPQPPSPVPEGSEEGSSPRGSVSDNGHVNSAEFAAAARAFTERIEHQDKSTEARALISKLTDEKNNAVQQNNKLRQDLLD
- the LOC102612271 gene encoding heat shock 22 kDa protein, mitochondrial, producing the protein MFGSALIADALDPFSPPRSLNQVLNLMDQFLDNPFVSPVSRRGWLAKEDDNNLILKMDMPGLSKEDVRVSVQQNTQIIKGEGPQNESESGGGDDDQENGRRYSTRIDLPSNLYKFDDIKAGMKNGVLKIVVPKVKEDEAKNVFKVNVE
- the LOC107176785 gene encoding uncharacterized protein LOC107176785 — translated: MVAVSKQSLLYFEDLTLPSFQVIVVTANMGCTRCRGRVSQIISKLTGLEEYIVDVPNKRVTVKADFGLNKNVKDDPTRSRVKISGCYQFFISVSGLFASAAFLRFKQKSA
- the LOC102611975 gene encoding vesicle-associated protein 1-2 isoform X1; translation: MSTGELLSIEPLELKFPFELKKQISCSLQLSNKTDNYVAFKVKTTNPKKYCVRPNTGIVLPRSTCDIIVTMQAQKEAPPDMQCKDKFLLQSVKTNDGTTAKDINAEMFNKEAGHVVEECKLRVIYVSPPQPPSPVPEGSEEGSSPRGSVSDNGHVNSAEFAAAARAFTERIEHQDKSTEARALISKLTDEKNNAVQQNNKLRQDLELLRREGNKNRGGVSFIFVILVGLVGIVLGYVMKKS